The following DNA comes from Occultella kanbiaonis.
GAACATCAAGTTGTGGGACGACAACCCCACGGTGATCGACATGCTGGGGTTCGAGCCCGTTGTGGACACCGTGGTCGCGGCGGTCTGCTCCCCGACGCTCGACCCGGTGACCGTCGCGCTCCAGTCGTCCTGGGGCGGAGGGAAATCGACCGCGCTCAAGCTCATCGAGGCCAAGCTCGGAGCGATCCCCGGCGTGGTCGTCGTGACGTGCGACCCCTGGGAGTACGACGACCTGCCGAAGTCAGAGATCCGGAACCTCGTCATCAGCCAAGTCCTCGAGGAGCTCAGCACCGACCAGAGCTTTAAGGACCGGGCTACGGGACTGCTCAAGCGGATCGGCTGGGCGAAAGTCGGTGCGACGATCGCGAACATGGCACTCGCCCGCGAGGTCGACGTCGACAAGCTCGTCGATGTCTTCACCCCAGGCTCTGCGCAACCGACGTCGATGGCTGGCTTCCGAAGCCAGTTCGCCGACCTCGTCGCCGAAACTCCCGACCTCGAGAAGGTCGTGGTGCTGATAGATGACCTCGACCGGTGCAGCCCGGACTCCGTCGTCGCGATCCTCGAGGCCGTGAAGGTGTTCCTTGCCGTCCCGAAGATGGCCTTCGTCGTCGCTGCCGAAGAAGCTCTCATCCGATTCGCGATCGAGCGGAGCGCGAACTCGGGTGCACGCAGTACATACTCCGATCGGTACCTGGAAAAGATCGTCCAGATCCCCGTGCGGCTCCCGACGTTATCTCGCGACGATGCAGAGACTTACATCGCTCTGCTGCTCGCCTCGCATCGCGACCCGGACGTAGGGACGGAACTCGTCGCGCACGTCGCGGGACGGCGCGTGGACGCGAGGAAGCCGTACCTCGGCGCGCCGTTTCCCCCGGGCGCCGACCCCCACCAGGACGACCTTCTTCTGGCTGCGCAGGTCGCGGCTGGGCTCAGCCACGACAAGTGGAGCAGCCCTCGCGCGATCAAGCGGTTCCTCAACGCCTGGGGTGTGCGCGTGTCGATAGCGCAGGCTCGTGGAGCCGAGCTCGACCTCGACGTGATGCTGAAGTTGTACATCCTCGAGGACCGCTTCCCCAAGTCTTTCGAAGCG
Coding sequences within:
- a CDS encoding KAP family P-loop NTPase fold protein encodes the protein MPVDPIATMWVRLRDEGLDVSGVVSNIKLWDDNPTVIDMLGFEPVVDTVVAAVCSPTLDPVTVALQSSWGGGKSTALKLIEAKLGAIPGVVVVTCDPWEYDDLPKSEIRNLVISQVLEELSTDQSFKDRATGLLKRIGWAKVGATIANMALAREVDVDKLVDVFTPGSAQPTSMAGFRSQFADLVAETPDLEKVVVLIDDLDRCSPDSVVAILEAVKVFLAVPKMAFVVAAEEALIRFAIERSANSGARSTYSDRYLEKIVQIPVRLPTLSRDDAETYIALLLASHRDPDVGTELVAHVAGRRVDARKPYLGAPFPPGADPHQDDLLLAAQVAAGLSHDKWSSPRAIKRFLNAWGVRVSIAQARGAELDLDVMLKLYILEDRFPKSFEALVSQIPEERGAFIDQWEKWANSDGEGGSGKPEQVDDSTREWAASAPSLSVVSGKIDTYLTVAATFTSFSAAEGLSSEILALLDDLISESDPIRRQAVTDILEFDVSIREAAVTRLLERSGAVSTALAIESAKDLAKSDPSLPAVFHDAVRVHALPYIEPESVPDIVDAGGDALVTLEALRDRAGVPPVLKSVVEDEIASLRNQQGR